A DNA window from Janibacter sp. A1S7 contains the following coding sequences:
- a CDS encoding potassium channel family protein, whose protein sequence is MARNRLHNEDVLVIGLGRFGGAVATELHRLGNRVTALELDPMLAETYLGRVGRIVQGDATSVTMIEELKPHTFSASVLGVGSSIEASVLAAVNLIDNESPKVWAKAVSPAHARILNRIGVHHVLSPEIESGQRLAHLIGSRLMDYIEFDDGFAIVKMTPPQEAVGFTLQQTQIRQKYGVTVVGVKSPGQDFTYAKPETKVRSGDLIIVSGPTTLIERMAARP, encoded by the coding sequence GTGGCTCGAAACCGCCTGCACAACGAGGACGTGCTCGTGATCGGCCTGGGGCGCTTCGGCGGCGCCGTGGCGACCGAGCTGCACCGCCTCGGCAACCGCGTGACCGCACTGGAGCTCGATCCGATGCTCGCGGAGACCTACCTGGGACGGGTCGGCCGGATCGTCCAGGGCGACGCGACGTCGGTGACGATGATCGAGGAGCTGAAACCACACACCTTCTCGGCGAGCGTGCTCGGGGTCGGTTCGTCGATCGAGGCCTCGGTGCTCGCGGCCGTCAACCTCATCGACAACGAGTCACCCAAGGTGTGGGCCAAGGCCGTCTCGCCGGCCCATGCGCGCATCCTCAACCGGATCGGCGTGCACCACGTCCTCTCCCCCGAGATCGAGTCGGGCCAGCGACTCGCCCATCTCATCGGCAGCCGACTGATGGACTACATCGAGTTCGACGACGGCTTCGCCATCGTGAAGATGACCCCTCCCCAGGAGGCCGTCGGCTTCACCCTCCAGCAGACCCAGATCCGCCAGAAGTACGGCGTGACCGTCGTCGGTGTGAAATCACCCGGTCAGGACTTCACCTATGCCAAGCCGGAGACGAAGGTCCGCAGCGGCGACCTGATCATCGTCAGCGGACCGACCACGCTCATCGAGCGGATGGCCGCCCGGCCCTGA
- a CDS encoding GNAT family N-acetyltransferase: MSEITVRALTEDEWEIYRTLRLEALQESPEAFVADHADEADQTEDFWRARMRRSVRLVGEAEGEYVGVASIGDATESESEDGGQLFGLWVNPTWRGAGVAANLVSQGARIAEEQGFARLFYWVGSDNGRAVAFASSFGFRPTDQRRPMRVVGESGPEEEIALVLALGEDRAS; this comes from the coding sequence ATGAGTGAGATCACTGTGCGCGCGCTGACCGAGGACGAGTGGGAGATCTACCGCACCCTTCGGCTGGAAGCGTTGCAGGAATCTCCCGAGGCATTCGTTGCCGATCACGCCGACGAGGCCGACCAGACGGAGGACTTCTGGCGGGCGCGGATGCGCCGTAGCGTGCGGCTCGTCGGCGAGGCCGAGGGGGAGTACGTGGGCGTTGCCAGCATCGGTGACGCGACCGAGAGCGAGTCGGAGGACGGTGGTCAGCTCTTCGGTCTCTGGGTGAATCCGACGTGGCGTGGTGCCGGCGTCGCGGCGAACCTCGTCAGCCAGGGCGCCAGGATCGCCGAGGAGCAGGGCTTCGCCCGCCTGTTCTACTGGGTCGGCTCGGACAACGGTCGCGCGGTGGCCTTCGCCTCGAGCTTCGGCTTCCGCCCCACCGACCAGCGTCGCCCGATGCGCGTCGTCGGCGAGAGCGGCCCGGAGGAGGAGATCGCGCTCGTGCTCGCCCTCGGCGAGGACCGGGCCTCCTGA
- a CDS encoding GNAT family N-acetyltransferase, with translation MSGWSVRVLTREDWAVLRAVRLAMLLDAPGAYGSSYAREAAFTEEIWQERTEQPVFLADRADGLPLGVATLLRLDPKDDPEIVAMWVAGHARGGGIADALVDACRERAVADGADRVRMHVMLDNPRAVACYTRLGFDFDEGAEVDGCASMQWRPSADSATMRAENP, from the coding sequence GTGAGTGGCTGGTCGGTCCGGGTCCTGACCCGGGAGGACTGGGCGGTGTTGCGGGCGGTGCGCCTGGCGATGCTCCTGGACGCGCCGGGAGCGTACGGCAGCTCCTACGCCCGCGAGGCAGCCTTCACCGAGGAGATCTGGCAGGAACGCACCGAGCAGCCGGTCTTCCTCGCAGATCGTGCGGACGGCCTGCCCCTCGGGGTGGCGACGCTGCTGCGCCTCGACCCGAAGGACGATCCGGAGATCGTCGCGATGTGGGTTGCCGGGCACGCTCGCGGCGGTGGCATCGCCGACGCCCTCGTCGACGCCTGTCGCGAGCGGGCCGTCGCCGATGGTGCCGATCGCGTGCGGATGCACGTCATGCTCGACAACCCGCGTGCGGTCGCCTGCTACACCCGCCTGGGGTTCGACTTCGACGAGGGAGCCGAGGTCGACGGGTGTGCATCCATGCAGTGGCGCCCGAGCGCCGATTCCGCGACGATGAGGGCGGAGAATCCGTGA
- the proC gene encoding pyrroline-5-carboxylate reductase — translation MTTAIYGVGSMGGAVLDGLVAGGGGRVLAVVRRAEQADRLREQYADHPGVEVVEPTDAAARADVHLVLVKPYGVADLLEVISPSLRPDAIVVSMALGVSLADLAGHLPTGTAAIRAMPNTPATVGQGMTVLSPADDVSDEQVTRVRELLAPTGRTIVLPEWQQDAATAVSGSAPAYVYLFVEGLVDAGVAQGLPRAQALAMAAQAVRGAGEMLVETGEDPALLRTHVTSPGGSTAAALARLEAHGMRHALADAVRACADRSAGR, via the coding sequence ATGACGACGGCGATCTACGGAGTCGGCTCGATGGGCGGAGCCGTCCTCGACGGGCTCGTGGCAGGTGGTGGTGGACGGGTTCTCGCGGTGGTGCGCCGGGCCGAGCAGGCCGACCGGCTGCGCGAGCAGTACGCGGACCACCCGGGAGTCGAGGTCGTCGAGCCGACGGATGCGGCTGCCCGCGCCGACGTCCACCTCGTCCTCGTCAAGCCGTACGGCGTGGCGGACCTGCTCGAGGTGATCTCCCCCTCCCTTCGCCCCGACGCGATCGTCGTCTCCATGGCCCTCGGCGTCTCCCTCGCCGACCTGGCCGGCCACCTGCCCACGGGGACGGCGGCGATCCGGGCGATGCCCAACACCCCGGCCACGGTCGGTCAGGGCATGACGGTCCTCAGTCCTGCCGACGACGTCTCCGACGAGCAGGTCACCCGGGTGCGTGAGCTGTTGGCCCCGACCGGTCGCACGATCGTGCTTCCGGAGTGGCAGCAGGACGCCGCCACGGCGGTCTCCGGGTCCGCGCCCGCCTACGTCTACCTCTTCGTCGAAGGCCTCGTCGATGCCGGGGTCGCCCAGGGGCTGCCGCGTGCGCAGGCCCTGGCCATGGCCGCCCAGGCCGTGCGGGGAGCCGGCGAGATGCTCGTCGAGACCGGCGAGGACCCGGCTCTGCTGCGCACTCACGTCACCTCCCCGGGGGGATCGACGGCGGCCGCCCTCGCCCGGCTCGAGGCCCACGGGATGCGGCATGCCCTGGCCGACGCCGTGCGGGCCTGCGCGGACCGGTCCGCCGGCCGGTGA
- a CDS encoding diacylglycerol/lipid kinase family protein, translating to MRRFLFIANSSAGTSAQERTDAALAVLREHGDVDVVTTSTIEELTEAIAGRDGREIIVAGGDGSLNAFVTALCRAGSLGEEPPTVGLLPMGTGNDFARTLEMPTDPAEAARVVIDSPPRPVDVLLDDEDRLVANAVHIGVGEEAGRIAAPWKERLGPVGYVIGGLAAGFGRSGRHLKVVADGEVVVDGTHRSLQVAVTIGQSVGGGTPIAPDALPGDGKAEVVVSRAISWRRRLLYAATVNTGRHTRLDDVISLRARTVTVTGVNHEFAANADGEALEPARERTWHVVPGAYRLHSPEPTA from the coding sequence GTGAGACGGTTCCTCTTCATCGCGAACTCCTCGGCCGGCACCAGCGCCCAGGAGCGCACGGATGCGGCCCTGGCAGTGCTGCGCGAGCACGGCGACGTCGACGTCGTGACCACGAGCACCATCGAGGAGCTGACCGAGGCGATCGCCGGGAGGGACGGCCGCGAGATCATCGTCGCCGGCGGCGACGGATCGCTCAATGCCTTCGTCACCGCCCTGTGCCGTGCAGGCAGTCTCGGAGAGGAACCGCCCACCGTCGGGCTGCTGCCGATGGGGACGGGCAACGACTTCGCCCGCACCCTCGAGATGCCCACCGACCCGGCCGAGGCCGCCCGGGTCGTCATCGACAGCCCGCCACGACCCGTGGACGTGCTCCTCGACGACGAGGACCGGCTCGTCGCCAATGCCGTCCACATCGGCGTCGGGGAGGAGGCCGGTCGCATCGCGGCTCCGTGGAAGGAGCGGCTGGGTCCGGTCGGCTACGTCATCGGCGGTCTCGCCGCAGGCTTCGGTCGGTCCGGTCGGCACCTGAAGGTCGTCGCGGACGGCGAAGTCGTCGTCGACGGCACGCACCGCAGCCTCCAGGTCGCCGTGACCATCGGTCAGAGCGTCGGCGGCGGCACCCCCATCGCCCCCGATGCGCTTCCCGGTGACGGCAAGGCGGAGGTCGTCGTCTCCCGGGCGATCTCCTGGAGGCGCCGCCTGCTCTATGCCGCCACGGTCAACACGGGCCGCCACACGCGTCTCGACGACGTCATCTCCCTGCGGGCCCGGACGGTGACCGTCACCGGCGTGAACCACGAGTTCGCGGCCAACGCCGACGGTGAGGCGCTCGAGCCGGCACGCGAGCGCACCTGGCACGTCGTCCCCGGCGCCTACCGACTGCACTCTCCCGAACCCACCGCGTGA
- a CDS encoding ABC transporter permease: MNPRLTLATAARVLRQVGRDHRTLALLIVMPIVLMGLLAWIYVDGPLFDRIGPVLVTIFPFVIMFVVTSVATLRERTSGTLERLLTTPLGKGDLVVGYALAFGLLAVVQGAIVTAITVWLFGLDIAGALAWLVLVVVASGVLGTVLGLFASAFASTEFQAVQLMPATVLPQFLLCGLLVPRDQLPRALELVSDVLPLSYVVDAANAVASSAEPAGDLGLPLLVIAIWIAVALALGSLTLRRRTP; the protein is encoded by the coding sequence ATGAACCCGCGTCTGACCCTCGCCACCGCTGCTCGGGTGCTGCGGCAGGTGGGACGGGACCACCGCACCCTCGCGCTGCTGATCGTCATGCCGATCGTGCTCATGGGCCTGCTCGCGTGGATCTACGTCGACGGCCCGCTCTTCGACCGCATCGGTCCCGTCCTGGTGACGATCTTTCCGTTCGTGATCATGTTCGTCGTCACGAGCGTCGCCACCCTTCGCGAGCGCACGAGCGGCACCCTCGAGCGCCTGCTCACCACGCCCCTGGGCAAGGGTGACCTCGTCGTGGGCTACGCCCTGGCCTTCGGCCTCCTGGCCGTCGTCCAGGGCGCGATCGTCACCGCCATCACGGTGTGGCTCTTCGGGCTCGACATCGCCGGTGCCCTGGCCTGGCTCGTCCTCGTCGTCGTGGCCAGCGGGGTGCTCGGGACGGTGCTCGGGCTCTTCGCCTCGGCCTTCGCCAGCACGGAGTTCCAGGCCGTGCAGCTGATGCCGGCGACGGTCCTGCCGCAGTTCCTGCTGTGCGGTCTGCTCGTGCCCCGTGACCAGCTTCCGCGGGCACTCGAGCTCGTGTCCGACGTGCTGCCCCTGTCCTATGTCGTGGATGCGGCGAACGCCGTCGCATCCAGTGCCGAGCCGGCCGGGGACCTCGGTCTCCCGCTGCTGGTCATCGCCATCTGGATCGCCGTCGCGCTCGCCCTGGGAAGCCTGACCCTCCGGCGTCGCACCCCGTGA
- a CDS encoding ABC transporter ATP-binding protein, with amino-acid sequence MVNCAVEITGLTVTRGGRLVIPDLDLRVPAGQVVGLLGPSGGGKSTVMRAIVGVQRIDSGDVQVLALPAGHRRLRRRVGYVTQAPSVYGDLTVRENVTHFARLLGVADPRAAAETAVARVDLVDHADDRTDALSGGQRGRASLAAALVGDPELLVLDEPTVGLDPVLRRDLWALFRRLADDGVTLLVSSHVMDEAGRCDRLLLLREGVVLADDTPARLLERTGAADAEGAFLALVDEVAS; translated from the coding sequence ATGGTGAATTGCGCGGTCGAGATCACCGGACTGACGGTCACCCGCGGTGGCCGGCTCGTCATCCCCGACCTGGACCTGCGGGTGCCCGCCGGACAGGTGGTCGGGCTGCTCGGACCCAGCGGCGGCGGCAAGTCGACGGTGATGCGCGCGATCGTCGGCGTACAGCGGATCGACTCCGGTGACGTGCAGGTCCTCGCCCTGCCGGCCGGCCACCGTCGACTCCGCAGGCGGGTCGGGTACGTCACCCAGGCGCCGAGCGTCTACGGCGACCTGACCGTCCGGGAGAACGTCACCCACTTCGCCCGACTGCTCGGGGTGGCCGATCCGCGGGCTGCGGCCGAGACCGCAGTGGCCCGTGTCGACCTGGTCGACCACGCGGACGACCGCACCGACGCGCTCTCGGGTGGACAGCGCGGTCGGGCCTCGCTGGCCGCCGCACTCGTCGGCGACCCCGAGCTGCTCGTCCTCGACGAGCCGACCGTCGGTCTCGACCCGGTGCTGCGGCGAGACCTGTGGGCCCTCTTCCGTCGCCTCGCGGACGACGGGGTCACGCTGCTCGTCTCCAGCCACGTCATGGACGAGGCCGGCCGGTGCGACCGCCTGCTGCTGCTGCGCGAAGGGGTGGTGCTCGCCGACGACACCCCGGCCCGGCTCCTCGAACGCACCGGGGCCGCCGACGCGGAGGGCGCCTTCCTCGCGCTCGTCGACGAGGTGGCGTCATGA
- a CDS encoding TetR family transcriptional regulator, with protein sequence MSPRGRRSGGGDTRAQIIDVARGLFAAKGYDGTSVRGIARESGVDPALVHHYFDGKSGLFAEVLGVPAGIEGQIAAAVAGPPEGAGERIVRTFLRVWDSPGGRARFQAMVGAVASHEEAAHLLRDFVSRSVLTSLRHIVGDDDVLPELTVAAVGAQLVGMGLLRYVVEVPPMAQAEPEEIVAVLAPPIQALLTP encoded by the coding sequence ATGAGCCCCCGCGGTCGCCGGTCCGGGGGAGGCGACACCAGGGCGCAGATCATCGACGTGGCCCGCGGGCTGTTCGCGGCGAAGGGGTACGACGGCACCTCGGTCCGTGGTATCGCCCGGGAGAGCGGGGTGGACCCGGCCCTCGTGCACCACTACTTCGACGGCAAGTCCGGTCTCTTCGCCGAGGTCCTCGGCGTGCCCGCCGGGATCGAGGGCCAGATCGCCGCGGCCGTCGCCGGTCCGCCCGAGGGCGCGGGAGAACGGATCGTGCGCACCTTCCTGCGCGTCTGGGACAGCCCCGGGGGCCGCGCCCGGTTCCAGGCGATGGTCGGCGCCGTCGCCTCCCACGAGGAGGCGGCGCACCTGCTGCGCGACTTCGTCTCCCGCAGCGTCCTGACGAGCCTGAGGCACATCGTCGGCGATGACGACGTCCTCCCGGAGTTGACGGTGGCGGCCGTCGGCGCGCAGCTGGTGGGGATGGGCCTGCTGCGCTACGTGGTCGAGGTGCCACCGATGGCCCAGGCCGAGCCGGAGGAGATCGTCGCCGTCCTGGCCCCACCCATCCAGGCGCTTCTCACCCCCTGA
- a CDS encoding sugar phosphate isomerase/epimerase family protein, giving the protein MADARTIPVALSTASVYPAGTAAAFEYAADLGYDGVEVMVWNDPISQNAPALNALAEHHGLDIVSIHAPTLLLTQRVMGTDPWGKVDRSVELARAVGAPTVVLHPPFRWQREYARAFADGVAERENDADIVIAVENMFPWAARGQSVQAYLPHWDPVPQPYDHVTIDLSHTATARSDAMQMVRDLGDRLAHIHLADGMLTTLKDDHLVPGRGTQPCAQVLEHVAGSGFAGAVVLEVGTRRRPKERELDLRESLDFAREHLGQVVPASDVAPS; this is encoded by the coding sequence ATGGCTGACGCACGCACGATCCCGGTGGCCCTGTCCACGGCATCCGTGTACCCCGCGGGGACGGCGGCGGCCTTCGAGTACGCGGCCGACCTCGGCTACGACGGTGTCGAGGTCATGGTCTGGAACGACCCGATCTCGCAGAACGCCCCGGCGCTCAACGCGCTCGCCGAGCACCACGGCCTGGACATCGTCTCGATCCACGCGCCGACGCTGCTGCTGACCCAGCGCGTGATGGGGACGGACCCGTGGGGCAAGGTCGACCGCTCGGTCGAGCTGGCCCGTGCGGTGGGCGCGCCGACGGTCGTGCTGCACCCACCGTTCCGCTGGCAGCGGGAGTACGCCCGTGCCTTCGCCGACGGTGTCGCCGAGCGCGAGAACGACGCGGACATCGTCATCGCGGTGGAGAACATGTTCCCGTGGGCGGCCCGTGGGCAGTCGGTGCAGGCCTACCTGCCGCACTGGGACCCGGTGCCGCAGCCCTACGACCACGTGACCATCGATCTGTCGCACACGGCGACGGCGCGCAGCGACGCGATGCAGATGGTCCGGGACCTCGGCGACCGACTGGCCCACATCCACCTGGCGGACGGGATGCTGACGACGCTCAAGGACGACCACCTCGTCCCGGGGCGGGGAACCCAGCCGTGCGCGCAGGTCCTCGAGCACGTCGCCGGCAGCGGGTTCGCCGGGGCGGTCGTCCTGGAGGTCGGGACCCGCAGACGACCGAAGGAGCGCGAGCTCGACCTGCGTGAGTCGCTCGACTTCGCGCGTGAGCACCTCGGTCAGGTCGTGCCTGCCTCCGACGTCGCCCCGTCATGA
- a CDS encoding Ppx/GppA phosphatase family protein produces MRLGVIDIGSNTVHLLVVDAHHGAAPIPATKHKMVLRLAEHVDADGAIDEPGAADLARFVHECLGIAEDQGVEEILAFATSAIREAPNGDAVLERVRRETGVDLQVLEGTDEARLTFLAARRWVGWSAGRLLVIDIGGGSLELTLGDDEEPDVAKSLLLGAGRVTLDHLPGDPPSAEDIRAARRTVRAALAREIRPYAKAASPDSVVGTSKTMRSLARIAGAAPSGEGPYVLRTLHVDDVRATIARIAPMTGAERSTLAGVSSARARQILAGGIIAEASMDLLGVDELSICPWAMREGVLLRYLDLMT; encoded by the coding sequence GTGCGTCTTGGGGTCATCGACATCGGATCGAACACCGTCCACCTGCTCGTCGTGGATGCCCACCACGGTGCCGCCCCGATCCCGGCGACCAAGCACAAGATGGTGCTCCGGCTCGCCGAGCACGTCGACGCCGACGGCGCCATCGACGAGCCCGGGGCGGCGGACCTCGCTCGCTTCGTCCACGAGTGCCTCGGGATCGCCGAGGACCAGGGTGTGGAGGAGATCCTCGCCTTCGCCACGAGCGCCATCCGCGAGGCGCCCAACGGTGACGCCGTCCTCGAGCGCGTACGTCGCGAGACGGGGGTGGACCTGCAGGTCCTCGAGGGCACCGACGAGGCACGGCTGACCTTCCTGGCGGCGCGTCGCTGGGTCGGGTGGTCCGCCGGGAGGTTGCTCGTCATCGACATCGGCGGCGGCTCCCTCGAGCTGACACTCGGCGATGACGAGGAGCCGGACGTCGCCAAGTCCCTCCTCCTCGGGGCGGGCCGGGTGACCCTGGACCACCTGCCGGGGGACCCGCCGAGCGCCGAGGACATCAGGGCCGCCCGCCGCACGGTCCGTGCGGCCCTGGCCAGGGAGATCCGCCCCTATGCCAAGGCGGCATCCCCGGACAGCGTCGTCGGCACCAGCAAGACGATGCGCTCGCTGGCGCGCATCGCCGGTGCCGCACCCAGCGGTGAGGGGCCCTACGTACTGCGCACGCTGCACGTGGACGACGTGCGCGCGACGATCGCCCGGATCGCCCCGATGACCGGAGCGGAGCGCTCCACACTGGCCGGGGTCTCATCCGCCCGAGCCCGACAGATCCTCGCCGGCGGGATCATCGCCGAGGCGTCGATGGACCTGCTCGGCGTCGATGAGCTGAGCATCTGCCCCTGGGCCATGCGCGAGGGCGTGCTGCTGCGCTACCTCGACCTGATGACGTGA
- a CDS encoding FAD-binding oxidoreductase, whose product MDPAALLALVRDELAPDLGDGVVTTDADVVAAHSRDEALFCPDDGAVALVRARTVADVQATMRFASRHAVPVVPQGARTGLSGGANAVPGCLLLSVASMTRVLDLDPGERTITVEPGVINADLKEAVAEHGLSYPPDPGSVAISSIGGNVATNAGGLCCVKYGVTRDYVRALQVVLADGTLTTIGARTAKGVAGLDVRSLFVGSEGTLGIIVSITLRLVPLVPQPLTAVATFADERAGATTVSAFMAAGAQPSMLESLDRTSLQMLNAYGDFGLDAHAGAMLLIQSDGAGSREAALAEVETFTRHAEAQGALEVAFSDDAADSEALVAARRLAQTAYEHYARSHGGGQLLDDVCVPREQLPIFYERLDRIRTATGLTIAAVAHAGDGNLHPSIFFSTTDPDEVARARRAFDEIMQVGLELGGTITGEHGVGHLKRGWLARELDEGNRGIHRAVKAALDPLGILNPGTMFADL is encoded by the coding sequence ATGGACCCGGCCGCCCTGCTGGCCCTGGTGCGTGACGAGCTCGCCCCGGATCTGGGCGACGGGGTGGTCACCACCGACGCCGACGTGGTCGCCGCGCACTCGCGGGACGAGGCGCTGTTCTGCCCGGACGACGGCGCCGTGGCCCTGGTGCGGGCGCGGACGGTGGCGGACGTGCAGGCGACGATGCGCTTCGCCTCCCGGCACGCAGTCCCGGTCGTCCCCCAAGGAGCCCGCACCGGCCTGTCCGGCGGCGCCAACGCCGTGCCCGGCTGCCTGCTGCTGTCCGTCGCATCGATGACGCGGGTCCTCGACCTCGACCCGGGCGAGCGCACCATCACCGTCGAGCCGGGGGTCATCAACGCCGACCTCAAGGAGGCCGTCGCCGAGCACGGCCTGTCCTACCCACCCGACCCGGGCTCGGTTGCGATCTCCTCCATCGGCGGCAATGTCGCCACCAACGCCGGGGGCCTGTGCTGCGTGAAGTACGGCGTCACCCGCGACTACGTGCGGGCACTGCAGGTGGTGCTCGCCGACGGCACCCTGACGACGATCGGTGCGCGGACGGCGAAGGGCGTGGCCGGGCTCGACGTGCGCTCTCTCTTCGTCGGGTCGGAGGGAACCCTCGGCATCATCGTCTCGATCACCCTGCGGCTCGTGCCGCTCGTGCCGCAACCACTGACGGCGGTGGCGACCTTCGCCGACGAGCGGGCCGGCGCGACGACCGTGTCGGCCTTCATGGCTGCGGGAGCGCAACCGTCGATGCTCGAGTCGCTGGACCGCACCAGCCTGCAGATGCTCAACGCCTACGGCGACTTCGGGCTGGACGCGCACGCCGGCGCGATGCTGCTCATCCAGTCCGACGGCGCGGGAAGCCGGGAGGCCGCGCTGGCGGAGGTCGAGACCTTCACCCGGCACGCCGAGGCACAGGGCGCGCTCGAGGTCGCCTTCTCCGACGACGCCGCCGACAGCGAGGCCCTCGTAGCGGCCCGCCGCCTGGCGCAGACGGCCTACGAGCACTACGCCCGCTCCCACGGCGGCGGTCAGCTGCTCGACGACGTGTGCGTGCCGCGCGAGCAGCTGCCGATCTTCTACGAGCGCCTCGACCGCATCCGCACCGCGACCGGCCTGACGATCGCGGCCGTGGCCCACGCCGGGGACGGCAACCTGCACCCGTCGATCTTCTTCTCCACCACCGACCCGGACGAGGTCGCCCGGGCCCGTCGGGCCTTCGACGAGATCATGCAGGTCGGGCTGGAGCTCGGCGGCACGATCACCGGCGAGCACGGGGTCGGTCACCTCAAGCGCGGGTGGCTCGCCCGTGAGCTCGACGAGGGCAATCGCGGCATCCACCGGGCCGTCAAGGCAGCGCTCGACCCGCTCGGGATCCTCAACCCCGGCACGATGTTCGCCGACCTGTGA
- the radA gene encoding DNA repair protein RadA, whose protein sequence is MASRKAPVHRCSECGWTSVKWVGRCGECQAWGTVEEVGGATTRTLAAARVERPAVPIREVDGNHAAHRSCGVPEFDRVLGGGLVPGSVVLVAGEPGIGKSTLLLDVAARVGEGRRVLYISGEESAAQVRGRAERIGAITDGLYLASETDLATVLTQIDQVKPDLVVIDSVQTVASGEVDGAAGNVGQVREVAGSLIQAAKSAGFAMLLVGHVTKDGSIAGPRVLEHLVDVVVQFDGDRHSRLRLVRAVKNRYGPTDEVGCFDLHDTGIVGLSDPSGLFLSSRHITVPGTCATVTLEGRRPLVVEIQALVTPSQIPTPRRANVGLDSGRVAMIIAVLDKRAGAPIVNADTYVSTVGGVKITEPSSDLAVAVAIASAVLEQPVAHDLLALGEVGLSGEVRPAVGVARRLTEAARLGFRTAMVPKGALADTPAPRGMEVVEVVDVASAIEQVRARPPSSGLRSV, encoded by the coding sequence ATGGCAAGCAGGAAGGCACCCGTCCACCGGTGCAGCGAGTGCGGGTGGACGAGCGTGAAGTGGGTCGGTCGGTGCGGCGAGTGCCAGGCGTGGGGCACCGTCGAGGAGGTCGGCGGTGCGACGACGCGGACGCTCGCAGCCGCTCGCGTGGAGCGCCCGGCCGTACCGATCCGTGAGGTCGACGGCAACCACGCCGCCCACCGCAGCTGCGGTGTCCCCGAGTTCGACCGTGTCCTCGGGGGTGGGCTCGTGCCGGGGTCGGTGGTCCTCGTGGCCGGTGAGCCGGGCATCGGCAAGTCGACCCTGCTGCTCGACGTGGCCGCCCGCGTCGGGGAGGGCCGTCGCGTGCTCTACATCAGCGGCGAGGAGTCAGCGGCGCAGGTGCGTGGTCGGGCCGAGCGCATCGGCGCGATCACCGACGGGCTCTACCTCGCCTCCGAGACCGACCTGGCGACGGTCCTCACCCAGATCGACCAGGTGAAGCCGGACCTCGTCGTCATCGACTCGGTGCAGACCGTCGCCTCGGGTGAGGTCGACGGCGCAGCCGGCAACGTCGGCCAGGTGCGCGAGGTCGCCGGCTCGCTCATCCAGGCGGCCAAGTCGGCCGGCTTCGCGATGCTTCTCGTCGGCCACGTGACCAAGGACGGGTCGATCGCCGGCCCGCGGGTGCTCGAGCACCTCGTCGACGTCGTCGTGCAGTTCGACGGCGACCGCCACTCCCGGCTGCGGCTGGTCCGCGCGGTGAAGAACCGCTACGGCCCCACCGACGAGGTCGGGTGCTTCGACCTGCACGACACCGGCATCGTCGGGCTGAGCGACCCGAGCGGCCTTTTCCTGTCCAGCCGGCACATCACCGTCCCGGGCACCTGCGCGACCGTCACCCTCGAAGGCCGTCGACCGCTCGTCGTCGAGATCCAGGCACTGGTCACCCCGTCGCAGATCCCCACACCGCGTCGGGCCAACGTCGGTCTGGACTCCGGTCGCGTGGCGATGATCATTGCGGTGCTCGACAAGCGCGCGGGAGCACCGATCGTCAATGCCGACACCTATGTCTCGACCGTCGGCGGGGTGAAGATCACCGAGCCGTCGAGCGACCTGGCCGTCGCCGTGGCCATCGCGAGCGCCGTCCTCGAGCAACCGGTCGCCCACGACCTCCTCGCGCTCGGCGAGGTGGGACTCAGCGGCGAGGTGCGTCCGGCCGTCGGGGTGGCCCGTCGCCTGACCGAGGCCGCCCGGCTCGGATTCCGCACCGCGATGGTGCCCAAGGGGGCGCTGGCCGACACGCCCGCGCCCCGCGGCATGGAGGTCGTCGAGGTCGTCGACGTGGCCTCGGCGATCGAGCAGGTGCGGGCCCGCCCGCCCTCCAGCGGCCTTCGGTCCGTCTGA